In Campylobacter vulpis, a genomic segment contains:
- a CDS encoding restriction endonuclease subunit S — protein sequence MNLDVELWASFQVKDILSIHNGKGITTEEIEENAGDFAVVQSGEENNGVLGKIDLDYCKSKGYTYTEKPCLTVARSGSAGFVSFQKNGCVVGDSAKILLLPDEVAKTEIYLFLHSILTANRFKYDYGRKVTEYKYMNDYIDLPTLIKGRKKVPDFEFMENYIKSLHYKPLTTKNRPENALPLNIEKWGEFRLGDIFECSSTFSLVKSDLDEAYGGGGGVMSPSSLGQLSIMAVMGM from the coding sequence ATGAATCTTGATGTGGAGTTGTGGGCTTCTTTTCAAGTTAAAGATATTTTAAGCATACATAATGGCAAGGGTATAACTACTGAGGAGATTGAGGAAAATGCTGGGGATTTTGCTGTCGTTCAAAGTGGGGAGGAAAATAACGGAGTGCTAGGCAAAATTGACTTAGATTATTGTAAATCAAAAGGATACACCTATACAGAAAAGCCTTGTTTAACCGTTGCTAGAAGTGGTTCGGCTGGTTTTGTCTCTTTTCAAAAAAATGGCTGTGTTGTCGGCGATAGTGCGAAAATTTTATTACTCCCTGATGAAGTAGCAAAAACGGAAATTTATTTATTTTTACATAGTATCTTAACGGCTAATAGATTTAAATACGATTATGGGCGTAAGGTTACGGAGTATAAATATATGAACGATTATATTGATTTACCAACGCTTATAAAGGGTCGTAAAAAAGTGCCTGATTTTGAATTTATGGAAAATTATATTAAATCCCTACACTACAAGCCTTTAACGACTAAAAATCGCCCTGAAAATGCCCTGCCATTAAATATTGAAAAGTGGGGCGAGTTTAGACTTGGGGATATTTTTGAGTGTTCTAGCACCTTTTCTTTGGTAAAAAGTGATTTAGATGAAGCTTACGGGGGGGGGGGGGGGGTAATGTCCCCTTCATCTCTAGGACAACTTTCAATAATGGCTGTGATGGGTATGTAG
- the trmA gene encoding tRNA (uridine(54)-C5)-methyltransferase TrmA encodes MNINFEQKILEAKELFKPFYKGDFELFSSPTSHFRTRAELSFFHNENGEIFYAMFNGKQKYIVRNLDFADEKICALMPKLLQALNLNQKLKTKLFGVEFLASKKELSVSLLYHKDTLEIKEDLTKLSNALNLNLIARSRGKKLIFGKENLRQVLDIKGKKIIYEFDNDCFIQPNTYINEKMIEWVSKQILTQEKSDLLELYCGYGNFTLALAPFFRRVLATELSKKNIAYALKNCTLNNSSNIHFARLSSEELSKALRKEREFFRLKDIDLDSFHFSHVLLDPPRAGLEESVIDLAKKYENILYISCNPTSLKENLTQLTQTHTITNFALFDQFALTPHLECGVILKKINNASK; translated from the coding sequence TTGAATATCAATTTTGAGCAAAAAATTTTAGAAGCTAAAGAGCTTTTTAAGCCCTTTTATAAGGGGGATTTTGAGCTTTTTAGCTCCCCTACTTCTCATTTTAGAACGAGGGCTGAATTAAGCTTTTTTCATAATGAAAATGGTGAAATTTTTTATGCAATGTTTAATGGAAAACAAAAATATATCGTGCGTAATTTAGACTTTGCTGATGAAAAAATTTGTGCCTTAATGCCTAAACTTTTACAAGCCTTAAATCTTAATCAAAAGCTCAAAACTAAGCTTTTTGGAGTGGAATTTCTAGCAAGTAAAAAAGAACTTAGCGTAAGCTTGCTTTATCATAAGGACACTTTAGAAATCAAAGAAGATTTAACGAAACTATCAAACGCATTAAATTTAAATCTCATTGCAAGAAGTAGAGGTAAAAAACTCATTTTTGGTAAGGAAAATTTAAGGCAGGTTTTAGATATTAAGGGGAAAAAAATTATTTATGAATTTGATAATGACTGCTTCATACAGCCTAATACCTACATCAATGAAAAGATGATAGAATGGGTTAGTAAGCAAATTTTAACGCAAGAAAAAAGCGATTTATTAGAGCTTTATTGTGGCTATGGAAATTTTACCCTTGCTTTAGCACCCTTTTTTCGTAGGGTTTTAGCTACTGAGTTAAGTAAGAAAAATATAGCCTACGCTCTTAAAAACTGCACTTTAAATAATAGCTCAAATATCCATTTTGCAAGGCTTTCGAGCGAGGAATTAAGCAAGGCTTTAAGAAAGGAGAGGGAATTTTTTAGACTTAAGGACATTGACTTAGATAGCTTTCATTTTTCTCATGTCCTCCTTGACCCTCCAAGGGCTGGACTTGAAGAAAGTGTGATTGATTTAGCAAAAAAATATGAAAATATTCTTTACATTTCTTGTAATCCAACAAGTCTTAAAGAAAATTTAACCCAACTCACACAAACGCACACCATCACAAATTTCGCCCTTTTTGACCAATTTGCCCTCACACCTCATTTGGAATGTGGTGTCATTTTAAAAAAGATTAATAATGCTAGTAAATAA
- a CDS encoding HsdM family class I SAM-dependent methyltransferase → MERIDIVERIGKKYLISNTEKGEFSYAKDNKKAKLKKELGEEFNNFYVDMRFCKDDVVILVETKTKFTQKDEKQLKAYVEAEKALHSTQKIIAILANTDDNKIKVWKNHINDECLLKNEVVLDTMEHYMSLFEINKQNDREKVLKNTYDLNELLHKKDIDEKLRSQFVGTTLLYIKNEVKKRGINHINDKLVKDLKEFWSNTNEDAIRVSIERTLSDLLDGSNNKAKKIELLQKNVLNDQKIKKLKLKDWIEILTTILTDIYKYIDTESEEGQDILNLFFIAFNKYTGKADKNQAFTPDHITDFMCRVVGVDRTKRVLDITCGSGSFLVQAMVKELSDCKRGKTEKEAKELMDKVKKDNIYGIEVEEKAYGLATTNMLIHGDGNSNIEFGSCFEKKEFIKEANPDIILMNPPYNAKPISIPEYYKNKWSKGAKEGKEDPTKGLVFIQYLSDIIKEINEEREAKNETRKEVKLAVLLPMSAAIGSKSDIKNIKEAMLENNTLEAVFTLPAEVFYPGASVSACCMVFTLGKPHINTDGTTNETFFGYFKEDGFKKKKNLGRVELFDEGGESKWKKIEEQWLDVFRNKKVVDGLSAMAKVSGEDEWLCEAYMKTDYSKLSQADFQQTLNNFLAYQMKEGNIYES, encoded by the coding sequence ATGGAAAGAATTGACATTGTAGAGCGTATCGGTAAAAAATATTTAATCTCAAATACAGAAAAAGGCGAGTTTAGTTACGCAAAAGATAATAAAAAAGCAAAATTAAAAAAAGAGCTTGGCGAAGAATTTAATAATTTTTATGTTGATATGCGTTTTTGTAAAGATGATGTTGTCATTTTAGTCGAAACAAAAACAAAATTTACACAAAAAGACGAAAAGCAACTTAAAGCCTATGTAGAGGCTGAAAAAGCCCTCCACAGCACTCAAAAAATCATCGCCATACTTGCCAACACTGACGATAATAAAATCAAGGTTTGGAAAAATCATATAAACGATGAGTGCTTACTAAAAAATGAAGTCGTGCTTGATACTATGGAGCATTATATGTCTTTATTTGAGATAAATAAGCAAAACGATAGAGAAAAGGTTCTCAAAAACACCTATGATTTAAACGAGCTTTTGCATAAAAAGGACATTGATGAAAAGCTCCGTTCTCAATTTGTCGGCACGACTCTTTTATACATTAAAAACGAAGTGAAAAAACGAGGTATAAATCACATCAATGATAAATTAGTCAAAGATTTAAAAGAATTTTGGAGCAACACAAACGAAGACGCCATTCGCGTAAGCATAGAAAGAACCTTAAGCGATTTACTTGACGGCTCAAATAACAAAGCGAAAAAAATAGAACTTTTACAAAAAAATGTCCTAAACGATCAAAAAATCAAAAAGCTAAAATTAAAAGACTGGATAGAAATTTTAACAACCATACTTACAGACATCTATAAATACATCGATACCGAGAGCGAGGAGGGGCAAGACATCTTAAATCTTTTCTTCATCGCTTTTAATAAATACACAGGCAAAGCTGATAAAAACCAAGCCTTCACCCCTGACCATATCACAGATTTTATGTGCCGCGTGGTAGGCGTGGATAGGACAAAAAGGGTGCTTGACATCACTTGCGGGAGTGGGTCATTTTTAGTGCAAGCTATGGTAAAAGAATTAAGCGATTGCAAAAGAGGTAAAACCGAAAAAGAAGCTAAAGAGCTAATGGATAAGGTCAAAAAAGACAATATCTACGGCATAGAAGTGGAGGAAAAGGCTTATGGACTAGCCACGACAAATATGCTAATCCACGGCGATGGTAATAGCAACATCGAATTTGGTTCTTGCTTTGAAAAAAAAGAATTTATCAAAGAGGCAAATCCTGATATTATTTTAATGAACCCTCCCTATAACGCCAAGCCCATAAGCATACCTGAATATTACAAAAACAAATGGAGCAAAGGTGCGAAAGAGGGCAAGGAAGACCCCACAAAAGGGCTTGTGTTTATACAATATCTAAGCGATATTATCAAAGAGATAAATGAGGAAAGAGAAGCCAAAAACGAGACGAGAAAGGAAGTAAAATTAGCAGTTTTGCTGCCTATGAGTGCTGCCATAGGCTCTAAAAGTGATATTAAAAATATCAAAGAAGCTATGCTAGAAAATAACACCCTAGAAGCCGTTTTCACCCTTCCAGCGGAAGTGTTTTACCCGGGGGCGTCTGTGAGTGCTTGTTGTATGGTTTTTACCCTTGGTAAGCCGCATATTAATACAGATGGCACGACAAATGAAACCTTTTTTGGCTACTTCAAAGAAGACGGCTTTAAGAAAAAGAAAAATTTAGGCAGAGTGGAGCTCTTTGACGAGGGGGGCGAGTCCAAATGGAAAAAGATAGAGGAGCAATGGCTAGATGTCTTTAGAAATAAAAAGGTCGTTGATGGCTTAAGTGCTATGGCAAAGGTAAGCGGCGAAGATGAGTGGCTATGCGAAGCCTATATGAAAACGGATTATTCTAAACTTTCACAGGCGGATTTTCAACAAACATTAAATAATTTTTTAGCCTATCAAATGAAAGAGGGGAATATTTATGAATCTTGA
- a CDS encoding prepilin peptidase: MENNALLWGILGAVLGSFCASFASRICEKKPLFAMRSFCFSCEKKLGFLELVPIFSYLFLKGRCKNCNGKIPLMCFLSEIFGIFLIYLASFCAKSFKEFLALTLFLFVCFSLSLIDLRLKAVPNFLLWIGFFTACLVKILESHLNAFDMSIFHFFINAFMFAGFIFLLKSFISFIKNFKNKEVEENLGDADIILLAAFAGLFGFMGAFYVLFIAAFLSLPFFYFAFKKGEKELAFLPFISLAMCVYLVVGRVF, encoded by the coding sequence TTGGAAAATAATGCTTTATTATGGGGAATTTTGGGGGCGGTTTTGGGGTCATTTTGTGCGAGTTTTGCGAGCCGAATTTGTGAAAAAAAGCCCCTTTTTGCCATGCGTTCTTTTTGCTTTTCTTGTGAAAAAAAGCTTGGATTTTTAGAGCTTGTGCCTATTTTTTCTTATCTTTTTTTAAAGGGGCGTTGTAAAAATTGTAATGGCAAAATTCCTCTTATGTGCTTTTTGAGTGAAATTTTTGGCATTTTTTTGATTTATCTTGCCTCATTTTGTGCGAAATCTTTTAAAGAATTCCTTGCTTTAACGCTTTTTCTTTTTGTGTGCTTTAGTCTTTCTTTGATTGATTTAAGATTAAAAGCTGTGCCAAATTTCTTGCTTTGGATTGGCTTTTTTACTGCTTGTTTGGTAAAAATTTTAGAAAGTCATCTCAATGCTTTTGATATGAGTATTTTTCATTTTTTTATAAACGCTTTTATGTTTGCTGGTTTTATTTTTTTACTTAAAAGCTTTATTTCTTTTATAAAAAATTTTAAAAATAAAGAAGTTGAAGAAAATTTAGGCGATGCGGACATTATATTATTAGCGGCTTTTGCTGGGTTGTTTGGCTTTATGGGGGCGTTTTATGTTCTTTTTATCGCTGCATTTTTATCTTTACCCTTTTTTTATTTTGCTTTTAAAAAAGGAGAAAAAGAGCTTGCCTTTTTGCCTTTTATAAGCCTTGCTATGTGTGTATATTTAGTTGTTGGGAGAGTATTTTGA
- a CDS encoding DUF2920 family protein produces the protein MALLISKIAPWYVDAVFDNSGSALPQVKFILGRESKTCDAIETYPHNQNQYYTKTLWTRNPSSKYYFSDDCYLIRAILNPTHLELQKRAKPNTIFVSYHSVEDELNPAKDKENLYEIYKHLKFDATLHLIRDIDAKFIKSLKHGMRISDKALIKKELPLVLEKLQNKTQKIAPYNEISYPCKDKIYRFKDTNEGFECEILNK, from the coding sequence TTGGCTTTACTCATTAGCAAAATAGCACCTTGGTATGTTGATGCTGTTTTTGATAATTCAGGCTCGGCTTTACCGCAGGTTAAATTCATACTAGGACGCGAAAGCAAAACCTGCGATGCCATAGAAACCTACCCACATAATCAAAATCAATACTACACCAAAACTCTTTGGACGAGAAACCCTAGTTCAAAATACTATTTTAGCGATGATTGCTATCTTATAAGAGCGATTTTAAATCCCACGCATTTAGAACTTCAAAAAAGAGCCAAGCCAAACACCATTTTTGTAAGCTATCACAGCGTAGAAGATGAGTTAAATCCTGCCAAAGATAAGGAAAATCTTTATGAAATTTATAAACATTTAAAATTTGATGCAACCTTACATTTGATAAGAGATATAGACGCAAAATTTATCAAAAGCTTAAAACACGGAATGAGGATAAGCGATAAAGCTCTCATCAAAAAAGAATTGCCTCTCGTTTTGGAAAAATTACAAAACAAAACGCAAAAAATTGCTCCCTATAATGAAATATCCTATCCTTGCAAGGATAAAATTTATCGTTTTAAAGATACAAATGAGGGCTTTGAGTGCGAAATTCTTAATAAATAA
- the truA gene encoding tRNA pseudouridine(38-40) synthase TruA, giving the protein MRLKLVFSYDGSAFLGSASQPHLNSVQNALSAALAHLGIFSPVLFASRTDKGVHALRAVACVECGEHFKNLVYLKNQLNRFAHPFIHIKNIERVSENYAVRFDVRAREYRYIFHHGEFNPFLSRYVCFSERFDIKRANELLGHFVGEKDFKFFQKAGGSAKTSVRIMFFAQAYTHKNLSVFQFRANGFLRAQIRLSVASVMAVLRGELSEDKLKEQIEAKKCHYRFLAPANGLYLSRIIY; this is encoded by the coding sequence ATGCGTCTTAAGCTTGTTTTCTCCTATGATGGTTCGGCTTTTTTAGGCTCTGCTTCCCAGCCTCATTTAAATTCCGTTCAAAATGCTCTAAGTGCCGCTCTTGCTCATCTTGGTATTTTTAGCCCTGTGCTTTTTGCTTCACGCACAGATAAGGGTGTGCATGCCCTTCGTGCGGTAGCTTGTGTGGAGTGTGGGGAGCATTTTAAGAATTTAGTTTATCTTAAAAATCAACTTAACCGCTTCGCTCACCCTTTCATACACATTAAAAATATTGAACGCGTGAGCGAAAATTATGCTGTGCGTTTTGATGTGAGGGCTAGAGAGTATCGATATATCTTTCATCACGGGGAATTTAACCCCTTTTTAAGCCGTTATGTGTGCTTTAGTGAGCGTTTTGATATTAAAAGAGCAAATGAACTTTTAGGGCATTTTGTGGGAGAAAAGGACTTTAAATTTTTTCAAAAAGCAGGAGGGAGTGCGAAAACGAGCGTTAGAATAATGTTTTTCGCACAGGCTTACACGCATAAAAATTTAAGCGTATTTCAATTTAGGGCTAATGGCTTTTTAAGAGCGCAAATAAGACTAAGCGTGGCAAGTGTTATGGCAGTGCTAAGGGGAGAATTAAGCGAAGATAAATTAAAAGAGCAAATCGAGGCTAAAAAATGTCATTACCGCTTTTTAGCCCCAGCAAACGGACTTTATTTAAGTCGTATTATTTATTAA
- a CDS encoding restriction endonuclease subunit S, translating to MSRTTFNNGCDGYVEVEAKFITKGNCISIGGEGIYAFYQKEDFATGTNICVLRNEKLNQYVALFVCAVLNHEVYRYSYGRARNLGRVENETIKLPINHKGEPDFEFMENYIKSLPYGDRV from the coding sequence ATCTCTAGGACAACTTTCAATAATGGCTGTGATGGGTATGTAGAAGTGGAAGCGAAATTTATAACAAAAGGAAATTGCATTAGTATAGGTGGAGAGGGCATTTACGCCTTTTATCAAAAAGAGGATTTTGCGACAGGGACTAATATTTGCGTTTTAAGAAATGAAAAATTAAATCAATATGTAGCCCTTTTTGTGTGTGCAGTGTTAAATCACGAAGTTTATCGTTATTCTTATGGTAGGGCGAGGAATTTGGGAAGAGTAGAAAATGAAACTATCAAACTCCCCATAAATCACAAAGGCGAACCAGACTTTGAATTTATGGAAAATTACATCAAATCCCTACCTTATGGAGATAGAGTATAA
- a CDS encoding DUF2920 family protein translates to MLVNKSFLIPSCDDVELNLKRKAKLEYRISYDTSKSPKALVFMVGGWGATKNIAFYDFERENIAKNFNVICVQVYHHAIHRRTSTQSAYSAKKIFEKEDVDRIKDYFESIGWDSKGINTQNALFAAQKLIQRVAELKNQGLMAKDFQLEFTLATIPAKDEYENAGIMSALDYINALKHLDRIIGGGGG, encoded by the coding sequence ATGCTAGTAAATAAAAGCTTTTTAATCCCATCTTGCGATGATGTAGAGCTAAATCTTAAGAGAAAAGCCAAACTTGAATACCGCATAAGCTACGATACAAGTAAAAGTCCTAAAGCCCTTGTTTTTATGGTAGGAGGCTGGGGAGCGACTAAAAACATCGCATTTTACGATTTTGAAAGAGAAAATATAGCCAAAAATTTCAATGTCATCTGTGTGCAAGTCTATCATCACGCCATACACAGAAGAACCTCTACGCAAAGTGCATATAGTGCGAAAAAAATTTTTGAAAAAGAAGATGTGGATAGGATTAAGGACTATTTTGAAAGTATAGGTTGGGACTCAAAAGGTATTAATACTCAAAACGCACTCTTTGCCGCACAAAAATTAATCCAAAGGGTCGCAGAGCTTAAAAATCAAGGCTTAATGGCAAAAGATTTTCAATTAGAATTCACCCTAGCCACTATCCCAGCAAAAGATGAGTATGAAAACGCAGGGATAATGTCGGCTCTTGATTATATCAATGCACTTAAACATTTAGACAGAATTATCGGGGGGGGGGGGGGGTAG
- a CDS encoding Na+/H+ antiporter NhaC family protein: MKFLVFCLLPIALFADAKVNAEFYGFITLLPPFIAIILAFITKDVILSLFMGVLSGTFLLSLASNIFFVDTIALINIYDTLVESFSKIISYVLKSTSDPVNAGIILQILCIGGLVALITKMGGAKAIALKFAKRAKTAVSAQLNTWFIGLLIFFDDYANLLIVGPIMRPLADKFKISREKFAFIIDSTAAPVAGIAIISTWIGLEVSLIKNAYASIGIDNISAFGIFVETIPYRFYNIFMLFFVVLTAIMGREFGSMYAAQIRAKTTGQIAPVSKSAALDTAELEDQFLAPKEGIEIRAFDAIVPVMTLIILAIVGFYFNGFSVLEGEELANARANPLSFETLRSAFGSADSSIVLFQAALFAAIVAIFIGVRRRIFNIKEAIETWIYGWKTMIFTIVLLLLAWSLSSIVKDLGTSTFITHLLADKLPEFILPATIFAFASLISFAIGTSYGTMGVLMPLAVPLAFEIAKLNGLEGEALHHYMVLNISCVLTGAIFGNHCSPISDNVILSSMSAKCDHMEHVRTQIPYALFICAISLFTGYIPVALGLSVWLVLPLNFILITLLLRIIGKKV, encoded by the coding sequence ATGAAATTTCTAGTATTTTGTTTATTGCCCATTGCTCTTTTTGCCGATGCTAAGGTCAATGCTGAATTTTACGGCTTTATCACGCTTTTACCGCCTTTTATTGCCATTATTTTAGCTTTCATTACTAAAGATGTGATTTTGTCTTTATTTATGGGAGTTTTAAGCGGGACATTTTTGCTTTCTTTGGCTTCAAATATCTTTTTTGTCGATACCATCGCTCTTATAAATATCTATGATACTTTAGTAGAATCTTTTTCTAAAATCATCAGCTATGTTTTAAAATCAACTTCCGACCCTGTTAATGCCGGAATTATCCTGCAAATTCTTTGCATAGGCGGTTTAGTCGCACTTATTACCAAAATGGGCGGTGCTAAAGCCATAGCGCTTAAATTTGCAAAAAGAGCCAAAACAGCTGTTAGCGCTCAACTTAACACTTGGTTTATAGGACTTTTGATTTTCTTTGATGATTATGCAAATTTGCTTATCGTAGGTCCCATTATGCGTCCTTTAGCGGATAAATTTAAAATTTCAAGGGAAAAATTCGCTTTCATTATAGATTCTACCGCTGCTCCTGTGGCTGGTATAGCTATTATTTCGACTTGGATAGGACTTGAAGTTTCGCTCATTAAAAACGCTTATGCAAGTATAGGTATAGATAATATAAGCGCCTTTGGAATTTTTGTAGAAACCATACCATACCGCTTTTATAATATCTTTATGCTCTTTTTTGTTGTTCTTACGGCTATTATGGGGCGTGAATTTGGCTCGATGTATGCAGCACAAATAAGAGCTAAAACAACGGGGCAAATAGCGCCTGTTTCAAAATCTGCCGCACTTGATACCGCAGAGCTTGAAGACCAATTCTTAGCTCCAAAAGAGGGCATAGAAATAAGAGCTTTTGATGCTATTGTGCCTGTGATGACTTTGATTATCCTTGCGATTGTAGGTTTTTATTTTAACGGCTTTAGTGTGCTTGAGGGTGAGGAACTTGCAAACGCAAGGGCAAATCCTCTTTCTTTCGAAACGCTAAGAAGTGCTTTTGGGAGTGCGGATTCTTCCATTGTGCTTTTTCAAGCGGCTTTATTTGCGGCTATTGTAGCGATTTTCATAGGAGTAAGACGCAGAATTTTTAACATTAAAGAGGCGATTGAGACTTGGATTTATGGTTGGAAAACTATGATTTTTACCATAGTTTTACTTCTTCTTGCTTGGTCTCTTTCAAGCATAGTTAAGGACCTTGGCACTTCGACTTTTATCACGCATTTACTTGCTGATAAATTGCCTGAATTTATCCTACCTGCGACCATTTTTGCTTTCGCTTCACTCATTTCTTTTGCCATAGGGACAAGTTATGGAACTATGGGTGTTTTAATGCCCCTTGCCGTGCCTCTTGCCTTTGAAATAGCAAAATTAAATGGCTTGGAGGGTGAGGCTTTACATCATTATATGGTGCTAAATATTAGCTGTGTGCTAACGGGAGCGATTTTTGGTAATCATTGCTCGCCAATTTCTGACAATGTGATTTTATCCTCTATGAGTGCAAAATGCGACCATATGGAGCATGTAAGGACACAAATTCCTTATGCTTTATTTATTTGTGCGATTTCCTTATTTACAGGTTATATCCCTGTGGCTTTAGGACTTAGCGTGTGGCTTGTGCTGCCGCTTAATTTTATTTTAATCACGCTTTTATTAAGAATTATAGGGAAAAAAGTTTGA
- a CDS encoding LptF/LptG family permease: MKLIFKYILNQFLGTHLSIFLVLFGIVSMVFFIQIANLTSSIEISFLDLFKLYGFMLPRILIFTLPLAFFVALTLALYRLSRENESVVFFTLGFTPLKMAQFFLKIAAFLSALMLFVSLVMIPIVYQLQKNFVDYKKTQIKFNYKTGEFGQKFLDWMIFIQDEKGGKYENIIMYHPKSTDNLKEQLIIAKEANLERSNEGFAFRLSAGKMYNFDADEALFIGEFENLIVNTKFSDNLGQTKAFYEYWDDINTNADKAREFVMYVCISLFPLASTLFALSFGIVTYRYERGFIYLGMFGVIAVYFGLLSSLYKSPLLTTFLIFSLSFMASMLCFKKMIMSRY; the protein is encoded by the coding sequence TTGAAGCTTATATTTAAATATATTTTAAATCAATTTTTAGGGACACATCTTTCTATTTTTCTGGTGCTTTTTGGCATTGTTTCTATGGTTTTTTTTATTCAAATTGCGAATCTTACTTCAAGCATTGAGATTAGCTTTTTAGACCTTTTTAAGCTTTACGGCTTTATGCTGCCACGCATTTTGATTTTTACCTTACCGCTTGCCTTTTTTGTGGCACTGACCTTAGCTCTTTATAGACTTTCAAGGGAAAATGAAAGCGTTGTGTTTTTCACACTTGGTTTTACGCCTTTAAAAATGGCACAATTTTTTCTTAAAATCGCCGCATTTTTAAGTGCTTTAATGCTTTTTGTATCCTTAGTAATGATACCCATTGTGTATCAGTTGCAAAAAAATTTCGTTGATTATAAAAAAACGCAAATTAAATTTAATTATAAAACAGGCGAATTCGGGCAAAAATTTTTAGACTGGATGATTTTCATACAAGATGAAAAAGGGGGAAAGTATGAAAATATCATTATGTATCACCCAAAAAGCACTGATAATTTAAAAGAGCAACTCATCATCGCTAAGGAGGCAAATTTAGAGCGTTCAAACGAGGGCTTTGCTTTTAGGCTTAGTGCAGGAAAAATGTATAATTTTGACGCAGATGAGGCTTTATTTATCGGTGAGTTTGAAAATTTGATTGTTAATACAAAATTTAGTGATAATTTAGGGCAAACTAAAGCATTTTACGAATACTGGGACGACATTAACACAAATGCGGATAAGGCTAGGGAATTTGTAATGTATGTTTGTATAAGCTTATTTCCTTTAGCTAGCACACTTTTTGCCCTTAGTTTTGGTATTGTAACCTACCGCTATGAAAGGGGCTTTATTTATCTTGGTATGTTTGGAGTTATCGCTGTTTATTTTGGGCTTTTATCAAGCTTATATAAGTCTCCTTTATTAACAACTTTTTTGATTTTTAGCCTTAGTTTTATGGCTTCTATGTTGTGTTTTAAAAAGATGATAATGAGTCGTTATTAA
- the uppS gene encoding polyprenyl diphosphate synthase yields the protein MNELKHLAVVMDGNRRWAKAKGFLAKFGYTKGVKTLQKLMSVCVEEQISQLTLFAFSTENWNRPADEVEFIFKLLERCLDDALKEFEKNGVRLKAIGDLSRLDEKLKEKIALVEEKTKHCERLCVNLAISYGSRDEIVRAAKRVVEKGLELSEENLSANLDLPLDVDLMLRVGNAKRLSNFLLWQSSYAEICFSETLFPSLTIREFKKIIKEYRKRERTFGK from the coding sequence ATGAATGAATTAAAACATCTAGCCGTGGTAATGGACGGAAATAGGCGTTGGGCGAAAGCTAAGGGCTTTTTAGCGAAATTTGGCTACACAAAGGGCGTAAAAACCCTACAAAAACTTATGAGCGTATGCGTAGAGGAGCAAATTTCTCAACTTACACTTTTTGCCTTTAGCACGGAAAATTGGAATCGTCCAGCTGATGAAGTAGAGTTTATCTTTAAACTTTTGGAGCGTTGTTTAGATGATGCCTTAAAAGAATTTGAAAAAAATGGCGTGCGTTTAAAGGCGATAGGGGATTTATCGCGTTTAGATGAAAAACTAAAAGAAAAAATAGCTTTAGTTGAGGAAAAAACGAAGCATTGTGAGCGTTTATGCGTGAATTTAGCTATTAGCTATGGCTCAAGAGATGAGATAGTAAGAGCGGCTAAAAGAGTGGTAGAAAAGGGCTTAGAGCTTAGTGAGGAGAATTTAAGTGCGAATTTAGACCTGCCTTTAGATGTGGATTTAATGCTACGCGTGGGAAATGCTAAAAGACTTTCAAATTTTTTACTTTGGCAAAGCTCTTATGCTGAAATTTGCTTTAGTGAGACCTTATTTCCTTCCTTAACTATAAGGGAATTTAAAAAAATTATTAAAGAATATAGAAAAAGAGAACGCACCTTTGGAAAATAA